Within the Candidatus Reidiella endopervernicosa genome, the region CTTGCTTGGGCTTGGATGCCCAAAACAAACTTTCGCAAAATAGCGACTCCCCAGTTATTGCTTTTAACATGATATTGCTGAGGTAGGGCAGTCAATCGAGAGTAGTGAAGACAAGTTGTTATCAAATATTGGCAGTTATAGACGAGCGCGATCCTAAGCTTGTAATTGAGGTTATAACCTCAATAAATCTAATCCATAATGGTAATGTCTGGATCGCTCGGGCATTATTGAGTGTAATAGTAGGATATAGCTGTTTTCTAACGTAGTAGCGTGAATTAGAGGTAGAGAGAGTATGCGGCCATCGCAACTGTTGACCGTCCTGGAGCGTGAATTTCTGAGTGCACGCACCGGTCAGCACACCCCTGTCATGATGTGGGGCGCCCCTGGCGTCGGAAAGTCTCAGATCGTCTCCGAAATCGCCGAGAAACACGGTGTACCACTGGTCGATATTCGTCTCTCGCAGATGGAGCCGAGCGACCTGCGCGGTATCCCGTTCCGCAGCGATGAGCATGTTGAGTGGGCAATCCCCTCGATGTTGCCCGATGCCGAGCGTCATGGTGCCGAGGGCATCCTGTTTCTCGATGAGATCACCTCGGCACCACCGAGTGTTTCGGCCGCCGCCTATCAGCTGATTCTCGATCGTCGCCTCGGTGAGTACTACATTCCCGAGGGGTGGGCGATCTTTGCCGCCGGTAATCGCCAGGGTGACCGCGGTGTGACCTACAGCATGCCGGCACCGCTAGCCAACCGTTTCTCCCACTTTGAGCTGGAGGTTAACCTCGACGACTGGGTCTCCTGGGCCTATGCCAACGGCATTGATGAGCGGTTGATCGCCTTCCTGCGTTTCCGCCCCGAACTGTTGTTCGATTTTGATCCGGCACACAATCCAGTCGCCTTCCCCTCGCCACGTACCTGGGAGTTTGCCCATCGTGGTCTACAGAAGTTTGGCGATCACAATGAGCTGCTCTCACCGGCGCTGCAGTCGTGTGTGGGGCCTGCGGCCGGTATCGAGCTGGCCGCCTTTATCGACAATATGGAGAAGCTGCCCGATATCGATGCGATCATCAGTGGCGATAGTCTCGATGTACCCAAGGAGGTCGATCTGCAGTACGCGGTCGCCTCGGCGTTGGTCGCCCGTGCG harbors:
- a CDS encoding AAA family ATPase; the protein is MRPSQLLTVLEREFLSARTGQHTPVMMWGAPGVGKSQIVSEIAEKHGVPLVDIRLSQMEPSDLRGIPFRSDEHVEWAIPSMLPDAERHGAEGILFLDEITSAPPSVSAAAYQLILDRRLGEYYIPEGWAIFAAGNRQGDRGVTYSMPAPLANRFSHFELEVNLDDWVSWAYANGIDERLIAFLRFRPELLFDFDPAHNPVAFPSPRTWEFAHRGLQKFGDHNELLSPALQSCVGPAAGIELAAFIDNMEKLPDIDAIISGDSLDVPKEVDLQYAVASALVARALQAKGSENANTTFGHILDYARGFRQREMGVMLVSDMHRAIGQDLFSVPQFSHWAKAVADVMLFEG